The following nucleotide sequence is from Bacteroidia bacterium.
CATGAACGGTCATTTTGAACTCAACGTGTTTAAGCCTGTTATCATTCACAACATTTTAGTTTCTGCTACGCTTTTGGGCGATGCTTGTGATAGCTTCAATAAAAATTGTGCGGTAGGTATAGAACCAAACTATCCTATGATTCAGAAACATTTAGAAAACTCTTTAATGTTAGTAACTGCGCTCAATCCGTATATTGGTTATGAAAACGCAGCTAAAATTGCAAAGAAAGCTCATAAAGAAAACAAAACTCTTCGCCAAGCAGCCATTGAGCTCAATTTGCTAACTAGCGAGCAGTTTGATCAATGGGTAGACGTTAAGAAAATGATTGGTAACTAATTGATACCATAGCAGATACGAATATATTAAAAAATAAAAAGTGCGGTATGTAGCTGCACTCAAAAGGCTGCATTTCGAAAAGTGTGCCAGGAATTGTCAGGTATTGTAGTAAATTTTATTTTTGAGAAGTTAGTTTTTTGGGCGTGCCCCTTGCTGCGCAAGGGTCGGGGCATTCCGCACTGCGCTTCGCTTCGGTACTTCGCTACGCTTCGTACTGCCCTGACGGGCATGCTCCATGCCCCTCACGCAGATGACCTAAGCAGTTATGTCTTTACCTTGTTTAAGCTTGAAGTACAACTACTTACAAGCTAAAACTTGGTATAAGAAACAAAAAAACGATGGTTTCAGAGATCCCTTGCGTGAGGCATGCGAAGGGTGGGCGTTAGCCCAGTGCGGAGCGAAGCGTAGCACCGAAGCGATAGCGTAGCCCGTAGCACGCCGACCTTGCCCATACAAGCGCAAGCGAAGTATGGGCAAGGGCACGCCCAAAAAACTAAAACTTAATCTTGACACTATTTTTCATGCAAAAAATCTATAACATCAACCACCTTGCTCATTAACTCATTTTGAACATCTTATCGTGTAGTTTATGCTTTTTGAACAATTATTGGTAGTTTTGTTTGCATGAATCAGCATAAGCATACATTTGACCTTGAAGCCCAGCAAATAGAGCAAGCAAATCCAAATTACAATGAACAAAATCGGCGCAAGCACCCCAAAGCCTTGCCTTTTTTATTTCTCACGGAAATGTGGGAACGCTTCGGATACTATTTAATTATTGCCATTTTTACTTTGTACCTCACTGCCTTACCTGAATCCAAAGGCATGGGCTTTGACCGAAAAACCGCATCCGATATTTACGGCACATTTATTGCGCTAGTCTATTTGACCCCCTTCTTGGGCGGACTTTTAGCAGATAGATTATTAGGCTACCGCTTGTCTATCATCATCGGCGGAATATTGATGGGTACAGGGTATATTCTGCTTTCTGTCAGAGATATTACAGTTTTTTACCTTGCCCTTGCTATAATTATACTTGGAAATGGCTTTTTTAAGCCAAATATTTCTACTTTGTTAGGCAACCTGTACTCCGAACCTCAATTCAAAGACAAAAAAGATGCAGGATATAACATTTTTTACATGGGAATTAACATTGGAGCTTTTTTATGTCCGTTTGTAGCTGCTTACATGCGATTAAAATACGGTTGGGGGCATGCTTTCATCGCCGCAGGCGTAGGTATGTTTTTGGGGATTATCATTTTTATGCTTGGATTAAAGCACTACAAAAGTGCAGATGTTCGCAAACCCCCTCGCCCTGATGATACCAAAAATTGGATAATTTTAGGCATAGTACTTTTAGTTAGTCTTATTTTGGGCTTATTCGGTTTTTATTTTAGAAAAATTACAGGTTTAGCCTTTCTTGGTGATTCTACTAACGCTTTTGTTTTTGCTGCCCTACCTGTTATTTTGTTTTACATTAACGTTTGGCTTACCGCAGATGAACATGAAAAAAGTCCATTAGCAGCTTTATTAGCCATATTCGGTGTAGTGATTATTTTTTGGGCAGTATTCAAACAAAATGGCACAGCACTTACTACTTGGTCTGAATTTTATACAGATAGAAGCATGCCCGCAGGGCTATCAAAATATGCCAAAGAAATAGGTCTGACGCAAGAAATCACAGCCAAAAAGGACTCTGTCCCTAAATACGATGCTCAATTTAGACCTGAAAAACAAAATGGAAAAATTGTCAAAGTATTTGGGCAGCATCCTTACTTAAATAATCTGCCATCCGAAAAACATCCTAAAGAAAATGAAACTTTACTTTTAGTGCCCACAGAACTTTTTCAAGCGGTCAATCCTTTTTGGGTAATTGTTTTAACGCCTGTAATTGTAAGTTTTTTTGCGTGGCTGCGCAAACGAAACAAAGAACCTAAAACGCCGACAAAAATTATGTATGGGTTACTTATCAGCGCGCTATCTACCTTGTGCATGGTAGCAGCCGTAAAAGTATGTGATAACGGAGCTACCAAAGCAGGTATGTCTTGGTTAATCCTCACTTACTTCGTAATTACCATTGGCGAATTGTGCCTTAGTCCGATGGGCTTATCTTTGGTATCTAAGCTAAGCCCTGCACGAGTAACAGGACTAATGATGGGCGGATGGTCTTTGGCTACTTCTTTGGGCAACAAACTTTCAGGTGTACTTGCTACTCTGTGGGATAATTATGACAACAAAGCAAATTTCTTTTTACTCAACACTATTTTGCTTTTATTTGCTACGGGCTTAATCTTGGTTTTGTTAAGATGGTTAAATAGAGTATTTACGCAGTATGTAGGATAAAAACAGCTTTATGAAGCTATTAAGCATCATTATTGTCAATTACAATGTGCAGTATTATTTGGAACAAGTGCTGCACAGCGTAAAAAAAGCCTGCTCAAATTTTCCAAAGGATAGCGTAGAAATATGGGTAGTAGATAATGCTTCTAAAGATGGCTCTGTAGAGATGCTTCAAAAAAAGTTTTCTGACATTCATTTGATTGTTAATAGTCAGAATGTTGGCTTTTCTAAGGCAAATAATCAAGCTATTGCACAAGCACAAGGTAAGTACGTTCTTCTATTAAATCCTGACACTATTTTGCAAGAGGACACATTAGAAAAGTGTATTGCTTTTATGGAGAGCCACCCCGAAGCAGGGGCATTAGGCGTAAAAATGATAGATGGAAAAGGAAAATTTTTACCTGAATCTAAACGTGGATTACCTACACCGCAGGTATCTATGTACAAGATGCTAGGTTTTCACAACTTCTTTCCAAAAAGTGCAAAATTTAATCGGTACTATTTGGGGCATCTTCCAAATGATCAAAATCATGAAGTTGAAGTATTGTCAGGGGCTTTTATGTTTATACGCAAAGCCGTATTGGATAAAATTGGCTATTTAGATGAAAATTTTTTTATGTACGGCGAAGACATCGATCTTTCCTATCGCATTACGTTAGCAGGATACAAAAACTACTATCTATCAGAAATGCAAATTCTGCACTACAAAGGGGAGAGTACCAAAAAAAGCAGTGTTAACTATGTAGTAGTATTTTATGATGCCATGCTTATTTTTGCCAAAAAGCACTTTGATAATCAATATTCTAAGCTTTTTAGAACATTTATCAAAACTGCTGTGTATGGGCGGGCTTTTTTGGCTTTATTACGGCGCTTTTGGGATAAGTTCGGATTAGCTATAATAGACCTGTTAGTAATGTTACTAGTAGTTTTGTTGGTCAAAGACTATTGGGAACGTAATCATCGTTGGATAGAAAAGCGATATCCTATTACATTTTATACTGTGGCTTTACCTGCGTATTTACTTATTTGGAGTAGCAGCTTATGGCTATCAGGATGCTATCAAAAGAAATATAAAATTAGCACTTTAATCAAAGCTATACTTACAGGAACAGTATTTATCGCCGCACTCACTTTCTTTTTTAAGCAATACGCATTTTCTCGGATGATTATTTTAATGAGCACATTAGGCGTAATTAGTGCCATAACTCTACTTCGATACCTTAGCGCATGGATAAAGTATAAAAGTTTTAAGATTTTAGAGAACGCCCCTATACATATAGGAGTAGTGGCTTCTGATGCCCACTATGAGCTTGTACGCGCTAAGTTTAGCCATTATACACAAAATGCCATTTGGATAGGAAATATTCTACCTTCTGGTCAGGATAAATTTATTGCTTTGCAAAACTGGGTAGAAATTTACCAAGTGGATGAGCTTATTTTTTATGCAGCAGATATGTCGTATGAAGACATACTTAATTACATGCAACAGCTAAGCAAAAATAGAATTAAATTTCACATTGTTCCGCCACAATCAGATTATTTAATAGGCAGTAATAGTGTTTTTACAGACAAAGACCCATTTCATTCTAAAATAGATTTTG
It contains:
- a CDS encoding peptide MFS transporter, which codes for MNQHKHTFDLEAQQIEQANPNYNEQNRRKHPKALPFLFLTEMWERFGYYLIIAIFTLYLTALPESKGMGFDRKTASDIYGTFIALVYLTPFLGGLLADRLLGYRLSIIIGGILMGTGYILLSVRDITVFYLALAIIILGNGFFKPNISTLLGNLYSEPQFKDKKDAGYNIFYMGINIGAFLCPFVAAYMRLKYGWGHAFIAAGVGMFLGIIIFMLGLKHYKSADVRKPPRPDDTKNWIILGIVLLVSLILGLFGFYFRKITGLAFLGDSTNAFVFAALPVILFYINVWLTADEHEKSPLAALLAIFGVVIIFWAVFKQNGTALTTWSEFYTDRSMPAGLSKYAKEIGLTQEITAKKDSVPKYDAQFRPEKQNGKIVKVFGQHPYLNNLPSEKHPKENETLLLVPTELFQAVNPFWVIVLTPVIVSFFAWLRKRNKEPKTPTKIMYGLLISALSTLCMVAAVKVCDNGATKAGMSWLILTYFVITIGELCLSPMGLSLVSKLSPARVTGLMMGGWSLATSLGNKLSGVLATLWDNYDNKANFFLLNTILLLFATGLILVLLRWLNRVFTQYVG
- a CDS encoding glycosyltransferase family 2 protein; translated protein: MKLLSIIIVNYNVQYYLEQVLHSVKKACSNFPKDSVEIWVVDNASKDGSVEMLQKKFSDIHLIVNSQNVGFSKANNQAIAQAQGKYVLLLNPDTILQEDTLEKCIAFMESHPEAGALGVKMIDGKGKFLPESKRGLPTPQVSMYKMLGFHNFFPKSAKFNRYYLGHLPNDQNHEVEVLSGAFMFIRKAVLDKIGYLDENFFMYGEDIDLSYRITLAGYKNYYLSEMQILHYKGESTKKSSVNYVVVFYDAMLIFAKKHFDNQYSKLFRTFIKTAVYGRAFLALLRRFWDKFGLAIIDLLVMLLVVLLVKDYWERNHRWIEKRYPITFYTVALPAYLLIWSSSLWLSGCYQKKYKISTLIKAILTGTVFIAALTFFFKQYAFSRMIILMSTLGVISAITLLRYLSAWIKYKSFKILENAPIHIGVVASDAHYELVRAKFSHYTQNAIWIGNILPSGQDKFIALQNWVEIYQVDELIFYAADMSYEDILNYMQQLSKNRIKFHIVPPQSDYLIGSNSVFTDKDPFHSKIDFALEHVQNKVFKRGIELLMVIFILLFSPVFWLIQKQKKHFFRNIWDVLIGKKHLVGYSSHDNLKLPKLKPSLLSTVDKLSEAVRKNIHSEQKFRLDYRYALHYTVSQDIEIVLKNLHRLG